From a single Mycosarcoma maydis chromosome 2, whole genome shotgun sequence genomic region:
- a CDS encoding TFIIH/NER complex subunit TFB4 (related to TFIIH basal transcription factor complex p34 subunit) — protein sequence MPAATTQARSTTEIANAGFSHIQSSKSTGVRTSPDFLVLVLDINPLAWTRRSESLDKGKYKQVSSDVALEDALAAIMIFLNAHMAMQHENGLAIYAAAGTGTAQLLYSTASFSAKATGTGVVNSAASTSAQKPDANTYQHFKLVDDHLEQGIRATCKSMFDRAKKAQEAVHASADSEAVKHATLSRSINVGIVSALSQALCHLNRLGLSDATDAANTGNGIAATAQTRAGGANTAQGAGGSVGAGSIGSFKSRILILSVTQDASTQYIPMMNCIFAAQKKGITIDVCKLFGKDTVFLQQASYLTSGTYFRLADDEDQSKSDTASATDMRSSLVQTLLTTYLPSRSMRGVMNLPSLEKIDFRAACFCHRKIVDIGYICSVCLSLFCSPKPSCLTCRSKFPKETLQRYENELQFTADAGTAAPA from the coding sequence ATGCCGGCAGCAACAACGCAAGCCAGGTCGACCACCGAAATCGCCAATGCTGGGTTCTCGCACATTCAGTCATCCAAGAGCACTGGGGTACGCACCTCTCCCGACTTTCTTGTGCTCGTGCTGGACATCAACCCACTAGCAtggacgaggcgatccGAATCACTCGACAAGGGAAAATATAAGCAAGTTTCCAGCGATGTAGCTCTGGaagatgcgcttgctgctaTCATGATCTTTCTGAATGCGCACATGGCAATGCAGCACGAGAACGGTCTTGCCATTTATGCTGCAGCGGGGACAGGAACCGCGCAACTCCTCTACTCGACAGCTTCATTTTCAGCCAAGGCGACGGGTACGGGAGTAGTTAATTCGGCTGCGTCCACCAGCGCACAAAAGCCCGATGCCAATACATACCAACACTTCAAACTGGTCGAcgaccatctcgagcaagGTATCCGGGCTACGTGCAAGTCGATGTTTGACCGGGCAAagaaagcgcaagaagcTGTCCATGCAAGTGCGGATAGTGAAGCGGTCAAGCATGCGACGCTTAGCCGCTCCATCAATGTCGGCATCGTGTCTGCCCTCTCCCAAGCTCTCTGTCACCTCAATCGGCTTGGACTGAGCGACGCTACGGACGCGGCTAATACTGGCAATGGGATAGCCGCAACGGCGCAGACTCGAGCGGGTGGCGCAAACACGGCGCAAGGTGCGGGTGGAAGTGTTGGAGCCGGTAGCATAGGCAGCTTCAAGTCGCGTATTCTTATCCTCAGCGTGACGCAGGACGCCTCAACACAGTACATCCCAATGATGAACTGCATTTTTGCGGCGCAGAAGAAGggcatcaccatcgacgTCTGCAAGCTGTTTGGCAAAGATACTGTCTTTCTTCAGCAGGCGTCCTACCTCACTTCGGGCACGTACTTCCGTCTcgccgatgatgaggaccagagcaagagcgatACGGCAAGCGCCACAGATATGCGGTCGAGTCTAGTGCAGACTCTGCTTACGACGTATCTGCCGTCACGGTCGATGCGAGGCGTGATGAACCTGCCAAGCCTCGAGAAAATTGATTTCAGGGCTGCTTGCTTCTGTCATCGCAAGATCGTCGATATCGGATACATCTGCAGCGTCTGTCTGAGTTTATTCTGCTCGCCCAAGCCCTCCTGTCTTACTTGTCGGTCCAAATTTCCCAAGGAGACGTTGCAACGGTACGAGAATGAGCTCCAATTCACTGCCGATGCGGGCACTGCTGCTCCAGCATGA
- a CDS encoding ubiquitin domain-containing protein DSK2 (related to DSK2 - ubiquitin-like protein): MTDSSDVATSLKINIKGPSDLKLAIEITSDQTVRQLKEAIEKQKPDVPADAQRLIYAGKVLKDEEALSVYKVKDGNTIHMVKSAARSAPTTGNPSVPGTAPAASSASTNAASSQAQGVPSNFSAGQNFTNNPLSALNRADYAGPHMARLLNESGGAFGGMGVNPRDPNMMMGLMQNPEVQRQMRDMMSRPEFIDQMIAMNPQLQGMAPQMRQMMQSEQFREMITNPETMQRMAQMSQLMESAGMGGLGGLGGLGGLGGLGAGSGANNGGGGQWPPPGAFGEPGNGASNDNSNRGLFAGVGNNNTNAQGNTGSDASSGQAPPNPFTDPSFLQQMFGGAGGAGGFGGLGALGGLGGLGGLGGGAAASRDTRPPEERFSSQLEQMQAMGFYDGQANVRALLMAGGSVEGAIGILLDNPNPPAPGN, from the coding sequence ATGACAGACTCCAGCGATGTGGCAACGTcgctcaagatcaacaTCAAAGGTCCTTCGGATTTGAAGCTCGCCATTGAGATCACTTCTGACCAGACGGTGCGACAACTCAAGGAGGCCATCGAAAAGCAGAAGCCCGACGTCCCCGCCGATGCTCAGAGGCTCATCTACGCAGGCAAGGTGctcaaggacgaagaggcaCTTTCGGTCTACAAGGTCAAGGATGGCAACACCATTCATATGGTCAAGTCAGCCGCTCGATCCGCGCCTACTACAGGGAACCCATCCGTACCAGGTactgcaccagcagcaagtAGCGCTTCCACCAATGCTGCGTCGTCCCAAGCGCAAGGTGTGCCTTCCAACTTCTCGGCCGGCCAGAACTTCACCAACAATCCCCTCTCGGCATTGAATCGCGCAGACTATGCCGGTCCACACATGGCGCGACTGCTCAATGAGAGTGGCGGAGCGTTTGGAGGCATGGGCGTCAATCCACGCGATCCTAACATGATGATGGGCTTGATGCAGAATCCCGAAGTGCAGCGCCAGATGCGCGACATGATGTCACGTCCCGAATTCATCGATCAAATGATCGCGATGAACCCTCAGCTGCAAGGTATGGCGCCACAGATGCGCCAGATGATGCAGTCTGAACAGTTCCGCGAGATGATCACCAACCCTGAGACCATGCAAAGGATGGCGCAGATGTCACAGCTGATGGAAAGCGCTGGAATGGGTGGTCTTGGAGGTCTCGGAGGTCTGGGCGGTCTTGGTGGCCTTGGTGCTGGTAGCGGCGCAAACAACGGTGGCGGTGGACAGTGGCCGCCTCCCGGTGCATTTGGCGAGCCTGGCAACGGTGCAAGCAACGACAACAGCAATCGAGGCTTGTTCGCGGGTGTCGGAAATAACAACACGAACGCACAGGGCAACACTGGCTCTGATGCTTCGAGCGGACAGGCGCCGCCGAATCCATTCACGGATCCCTCTTTCCTGCAGCAGATGTTTGGCGGAGCAGGAGGTGCTGGCGGATTCGGTGGACTTGGTGCACTCGGAGGGCTTGGAGGACTCGGAGGACTTGGCGGAGGAGCTGCCGCATCGCGCGACACGAGACCCCCTGAGGAGCGCTTTTCGTCGCAGCTAGAACAGATGCAGGCGATGGGCTTTTATGATGGCCAGGCCAACGTCAGGGCACTGTTGATGGCAGGCGGAAGCGTAGAGGGTGCCATCGGGATCCTGCTGGACAACCCGAACCCACCTGCACCCGGCAATTAG
- a CDS encoding putative ADP/ATP carrier protein: MGTVADPAKTKKTVSGFATDFLMGGVSAAVSKTAAAPIERVKLLIQNQDEMIKQGRLAAPYKGIGDCFVRTYQQEGLVSLWRGNTANVIRYFPTQALNFAFKDFFKSLFAVPKTAPYWKSLSANLASGGAAGASSLLFVYSLDYARTRLANDAKSAAKGGGDRQFNGLVDVYRKTIASDGIAGLYRGFVPSVVGIVVYRGLYFGMYDSLKPVLLTGNLSNNFLASFLLGWGVTTGAGLASYPLDTIRRRMMMTSGGKVHYKNMFDAGRSIIAAEGVSSLFKGAGANILRGIAGAGVLSGYDKLQELMFGKVYKGGSG, translated from the coding sequence ATGGGTACCGTTGCCGACCCCGCTAAGACTAAGAAGACCGTCAGTGGCTTCGCCACTGATTTCCTCATGGGTGGTGTTTCCGCCGCCGTCTCCAAGACGGCTGCCGCCCCCATCGAGCGTGTCAAGCTTCTCATCCAGAACCAGGACGAGATGATCAAGCAGGGCCGTCTCGCCGCCCCCTACAAGGGCATTGGCGACTGCTTCGTCCGCACCTACCAGCAGGAGggtctcgtctcgctctgGCGTGGTAACACCGCTAACGTCATTCGTTACTTCCCCACTCAGGCTCTTAACTTCGCCTTCAAGGACTTCTTCAAGTCCCTCTTCGCCGTCCCCAAGACTGCTCCTTACTGGAAGTCGCTCTCGGCCAACCTTGCCTCCGGTGGTGCTGCCGGTGCCTCGTCGCTCCTCTTTGTTTACTCGCTTGACTACGCCCGTACCCGTCTTGCCAACGATGCCAAGTCGGCTGCTAAGGGTGGAGGAGACCGTCAGTTCAACGGTCTCGTCGACGTTTACCGCAAGACCATTGCCTCGGACGGTATCGCTGGTCTCTACCGTGGTTTCGTTCCCTCGGTTGTCGGTATCGTTGTCTACCGTGGTCTCTACTTCGGCATGTACGACTCGCTTAAGCCCGTTCTGCTTACTGGTAACCTCTCGAACAACTTCCTTGCCTcgttcttgctcggctgGGGTGTTACCACTGGTGCTGGTCTTGCTTCTTACCCTCTCGACACCATCCGACGACGAATGATGATGACCTCGGGTGGCAAGGTCCACTACAAGAACATGTTCGATGCCGGTCGCTCCATCATTGCCGCCGAGGGtgtctcgtcgctcttcaAGGGTGCCGGTGCCAACATTCTCCGTGGTATCGCCGGTGCCGGTGTGCTCTCTGGTTACGACAAGCTCCAGGAGCTCATGTTCGGCAAGGTCTACAAGGGTGGTTCCGGTTAA
- a CDS encoding putative DNA replication factor C subunit protein, producing MLFVDKYRPKALSELHYHQDLSKRLSSLADHEDFPHMLMYGPSGAGKKTRIACLLRQLYGPGTYKLKIDQRVFVTPSNRKIDVNIVSSNYHIELTPSDAGNYDRLVIQDILKEIAQTQNVDLNAKHRFKVVVINEADSLSRDAQSALRRTMEKYMGNLRLVLCATSTSKIIGPIRSRCLLLRVGAPTDEEIKTVLNHVAKKERFNIPDAVQTQICDDCNGNLRKAMLVLEALRMQSPDLSGGIGIAKPDWEIYITKTADLILSDPSPQNLLAVRSKLYELLVHAIPPTLILKHLTDNLVKKVDAQVKAAIVQKAAFYELRTRTGSKVIFHLEAFVAAVMHIQKSFLLGMTWDD from the exons ATGCTGTTCGTCGACAAGTACCGACCGAAAGCGCTCTCCGAGCTGCACTACCACCAAGATCTCTCTAAGCGGCTCTCATCGTTGGCAGACCATGAAGATTTCCCACACATGCTCATGTACGGTCCATCAGGAGCTGGCAAAAAGACTCGCATTGCCTGTCTCCTTCGCCAACTCTACGGTCCCGGCACTtacaagctcaagatcgaTCAGAGAGTATTTGTGACGCCTTCGAATCGCAAGATCGACGTTAATATTGTCTCATCCAACTACCACATTGAATTGACGCCTTCGGATGCGGGCAACTACGATCGATTGGTGATCCAGGACATCTTGAAGGAGATTGCACAGACGCAAAATGTGGATTTGAACGCCAAACATAGGTTCAAGGTGGTAGTGATCAATGAAGCCGACTCGTTAAGTAGGGATGCACAGAGTGCGTTGAGGAGGACTATGGAGAAGTACATGGGCAATTTGAGGTTAGTCTTGTGCgcgacaagcacgagcaaAATTATCGGTCCAATTCGATCACGTTGTCTGTTGCTCCGAGTCGGTGCGCCAACAGATGAAGAG ATCAAAACGGTACTCAACCACGTAGCGAAAAAGGAACGCTTCAACATCCCCGATGCTGTGCAAACCCAAATTTGCGACGACTGCAATGGCAATCTTCGAAAAGCTATGCTCGTACTCGAAGCTCTCCGGATGCAATCGCCCGATCTATCCGGTGGTATCGGTATTGCCAAACCGGATTGGGAGATCTATATTACGAAAACCGCCGACCTGATCCTCTCGGATCCATCACCACAAAACCTGCTCGCTGTACGATCCAAGCTCTACGAGCTCCTCGTGCACGCCATTCCCCCAACGCTCATCCTCAAGCATCTCACCGATAATCTGGTCAAGAAGGTCGATGCGCAGGTAAAAGCCGCCATCGTCCAGAAGGCCGCGTTTTATGAgctgaggacgaggacagGTAGCAAGGTCATCTTTCATTTAGAAGCGTTTGTTGCCGCAGTGATGCATATTCAGAAGAGCTTCTTGTTGGGCATGACGTGGGATGACTGA
- a CDS encoding uncharacterized protein (related to DBP6 - ATP-dependent RNA helicase): protein MFSVKRFDAFSASSPSGSKDDPADTAKLDALNERILKKRKLVQGNEASGSNLPGTSTSSASSNAASTAVPAPSVARPALNIHPSRLNVAPLLRQSVKKAQTGPREKTKAKQRYLKAKKERRKARIRAAPKKSKADNDGSQARADNSIGLHLPEEEALHRREAARKKKTQHSPVAQKADSDSSSPSSSDSDSDSDSNSDRHSDQESSSDSEQDDVESASPSTPKASTLETETLSADVEMDVDVGAQKEDKALERFPLAGVRRAVDPKLIRSLGLPEGLSNRTVVDPTLSRPLWQQKELNKPANPAKASSPPPLDGGALVDQEMEEASPDDQESVTISARSSASDDFSKVALSDIVRSRLEALGISEWFAVQVSVIPCLLAQPQSRSLYRPFAPPRDLCVSAPTGSGKTLAYSVPIVEVLRTRQIVRLRALIVLPTRDLVSQVRSTLELVAKGSGLRIGTATGQHSFAHEQNQLVGSSSAVDQDQDEAQSEPKIDILIATPGRLIDHLDSTPGFNLAHLRFLVVDEADRLLNQSFQEWLRRVLAATNGKTDQAERERASQKSGPAQAPFELFSSSASGLGAAATSTLQEEAAPSVQKLLFSATLTRDPAKIAALGLRNPHYITVQDTNSAGDEDQGRANGVQQHEQFSLPHSLHEHMLVTTSADKPFHLLYLLHRPDDVNNELGRIRKALCFTKSVDSAARLVKLLEIFEEVRVENSLIARGSRALVVKNYSSELKPSDRQRILSAFEKGEIDLLVCSDLISRGIDLPSVEHVISYDAPIDPAKYVHRVGRTARAGKHGDAWTLVEEQEARHFKKTVRTIARRTPIAKIRPKKLRENETVDFVEGDAVTRELHKLRGAYEDALARMSTLYRN from the coding sequence ATGTTCTCGGTCAAGCGCTTTGACGCATTCAGTGCATCGTCTCCGTCAGGCAGCAAAGACGATCCCGCAGATACGGCCAAGCTAGACGCTCTCAACGAGAGGATcttgaagaagcgcaaactCGTACAAGGAAACGAAGCGTCAGGCTCAAATCTTCCTGGGACGAGCACATCCTCAGCATCATCCAATGCTGCCTCCACTGCAGTACCAGCCCCTTCTGTAGCACGCCCCGCCCTCAATATTCACCCTTCTCGGCTAAATGTAGCGCCCTTGCTACGACAATCCGTAAAGAAGGCCCAGACCGGACCCAGAGAGAAAACGAAAGCCAAACAGAGATACCTGAAGGCCAAGAAAGAGCGTCGCAAGGCTAGGATACGTGCTGCGCCCAAGAAATCAAAGGCCGACAACGATGGCTCacaagcaagagcagaCAACTCGATCGGCTTGCATTTGCCCGAAGAGGAAGCTTTGCATCGTCGCGAGGCAGCCCGAAAGAAAAAAACGCAACATTCGCCGGTAGCGCAAAAAGCTGACTCCGATTCCTCTTCTCCTTCAAGCTCGGACTCGGATTCGGATTCGGATTCGAATTCGGACCGACACTCGGATCAAGAGTCGAGCTCCGACTCTGAGCAAGATGACGTCGAATCAGCATCCCCTTCCACGCCGAAAGCGTCAACATTAGAAACGGAAACGCTTTCGGCAGATGTTGAAATGGACGTCGACGTCGGAGCCCAAAAGGAGgacaaggcgctcgagagATTCCCTCTTGCTGGCGTACGCAGGGCTGTTGATCCCAAGCTGATCCGCTCGCTTGGTTTGCCAGAAGGTCTTTCGAACCGAACCGTCGTTGATCCAACCCTGTCTCGCCCTCTTTGGCAGCAAAAGGAATTGAACAAGCCAGCCAATCCCGCTAAAGCATCTTCTCCTCCCCCACTCGACGGCGGcgctctcgtcgaccaagaGATGGAAGAAGCCTCTCCGGATGACCAGGAGTCGGTAACCATCTCAGCTCGCAGCAGTGCCAGTGACGATTTCAGCAAGGTTGCCTTGAGCGATATCGTCCGATCCCGCCTCGAGGCACTTGGTATCAGCGAATGGTTCGCAGTCCAGGTATCGGTGATCCCATGTCTGCTTGCCCAGCCCCAAAGTCGGTCTCTTTACCGCCCTTTCGCTCCGCCGCGCGACCTGTGTGTCTCTGCGCCGACAGGAAGCGGAAAGACGCTTGCTTACAGCGTTCCGATTGTTGAAGTGTTGCGCACGCGCCAGATTGTCCGTCTGCGCGCTCTCATTGTGCTGCCAACACGTGACCTTGTCTCGCAAGTCAGGAGTACTCTAGAGCTTGTGGCCAAGGGATCTGGACTCCGAATCGGTACCGCAACGGGCCAACATAGCTTTGCGCACGAGCAGAATCAACTTGTcggatcgagcagcgctgtcgatcaagaccaagacgaagCACAGTCAGAGCCCAAGATCGACATCCTGATCGCCACTCCAGGCCGATTGATTGATCATCTTGATTCAACGCCCGGCTTCAACCTCGCTCACTTGCGATTCTTAGTCGTCGATGAAGCAGATCGCTTGCTCAACCAGTCCTTCCAAGAATGGCTCCGCCGGGTTCTTGCTGCAACCAATGGCAAGACGGATCAAGCTGAACGTGAACGTGCCTCACAGAAATCCGGGCCCGCTCAGGCTCCATTCGAGCTCTTTTCGTCTAGCGCTTCTGGTTTAGGCGCTGCAGCGACGTCGACTTTGCAGGAGGAAGCAGCACCCTCGGTCCAAAAATTGCTGTTCTCGGCAACCTTGACTCGCGACCCAGCCAAGATCGCAGCTCTCGGCCTACGCAACCCTCACTACATCACTGTTCAGGATACCAACTCGGCTGGAGACGAGGACCAAGGTCGGGCCAATGGGGTacagcagcacgagcaaTTCTCGCTACCGCACTCGCTGCATGAGCATATGCTTGTTACAACGTCGGCCGACAAACCCTTCCATCTGCTCTACCTTCTTCACCGGCCCGACGATGTGAATAACGAGTTGGGTCGCATCCGCAAGGCGCTTTGCTTTACCAAATCAGTCGATTCAGCTGCCAGGTTGGTCAAGCTGTTGGAGATTTTTGAAGAGGTCAGGGTCGAAAACAGTCTTATTGCTCGTGGAAGCCGCGCGTTGGTTGTCAAGAATTACTCGTCCGAGCTCAAGCCTTCCGATCGTCAACGGATCCTCAGCGCTTTCGAGAAAGGTGAGATCGACTTGCTTGTTTGTTCCGACCTGATCTCGCGAGGAATCGACCTTCCTTCAGTCGAGCATGTGATCTCTTACGATGCTCCGATCGATCCGGCAAAGTATGTGCATCGTGTGGGACGTACTGCGCGCGCAGGTAAGCACGGTGACGCTTGGACTCTCgtcgaggagcaggaggcTCGTCACTTTAAGAAGACGGTTCGTACCATCGCTCGTCGAACGCCCATCGCAAAGATCAGGCCCAAGAAGCTCAGGGAGAACGAAACCGTTGACTTCGTCGAGGGCGACGCCGTTACGCGCGAGCTGCACAAGCTGAGGGGCGCATACGAAGACGCTCTTGCAAGAATGTCTACATTGTATCGCAACTAG
- a CDS encoding uncharacterized protein (related to TAF7 - TFIID subunit (TBP-associated factor), 67 kD): MSEGSGSASPAPRASPGELGPGGTRPKRAIRPTAKALLAREQSPEGWEHGGGRRSQPSRPIRTSSGARPQIKLKMKASGGGTAAGTGQGPKTQAYMQSYDRELDSEDDETGQGLAFEEQLIFRMPVGPECDKLRDSIQKRQLGDDVWFKFKDSRRAVVHVGDSLFSAKLVDLPTITESHKTLDNRQFFKVADIAQMLVVEGKIADESQASSGGGGKGFNIDDFIYPHGITPPMQWARKRRFRKRAARRAIETTEKEVERLLKADKKAEQVEYEMIDAADEGGSEEDEDEQRGGQARRGATSPGGSQAETPMPDGSDVGSQDEGADDGGEDGEGQGHRRRTDMDEDGGQHGYDDQDLDEDDVDEDLAAELDAALEEEEDDDDDGSTRGANSEAQSRGSDQEDLWDDDDDDDADEADEEDEYEEDENDEEKEQRVREAQLEAECRELETLVRRKQADVDGTMNLIIKNRHQQALRKLATERDMKRNQLADLKQTRKERKEASQAAAASAAAAAAAETEEAAGASSHADANIQSRAGDDYIMQPLGHSQPSVTASLSSSATADAVARDDPPKTPSQSRGMPPPALPASRNASQPSTTATRPEASIAQSQEGGGDLWDDDEEEEE, translated from the coding sequence ATGAGTGAAGGCAGTGGGTCAGCATCACCAGCTCCAAGAGCTTCCCCTGGGGAGCTCGGCCCTGGAGGAACGAGGCCGAAACGAGCGATTCGTCCAACCGCAAAAGCTCTACTTGCCCGGGAACAGTCACCGGAGGGTTGGGAACATGGGGGTGGCCGGAGATCACAGCCCTCCCGGCCAATCCGAACCTCATCAGGTGCTCGCCCGCAAatcaagctcaagatgaAGGCTTCAGGGGGAGGTACTGCCGCAGGAACCGGACAAGGACCCAAAACACAAGCTTACATGCAGAGTTACGAtcgcgagctcgactccGAAGATGATGAGACGGGTCAAGGACTTGCGTTTGAGGAGCAGCTCATCTTTCGTATGCCCGTAGGGCCCGAATGCGACAAACTCAGAGACAGCATCCAAAAGCGGCAGCTCGGTGACGATGTGTGGTTCAAATTCAAAGACTCGAGGAGAGCTGTTGTCCACGTCGGCGACTCGCTCTTTTCGGCCAAACTTGTCGATTTACCCACCATCACGGAATCACACAAGACCCTCGACAACCGCCAATTTTTCAAGGTCGCTGACATTGCACAGATGCTCGTTGTGGAAGGCAAAATCGCCGACGAGTCCCAAGCATCATCCGGTGGCGGCGGGAAAGGTTTCAACATCGACGATTTCATCTACCCTCACGGCATCACACCTCCTATGCAATGGGCCAGGAAACGACGTTTCCGCAAACGGGCTGCGCGCAGAGCCATTGAAACAACCGAAAAGGAAGTTGAACGACTCCTCAAAGCTGACAAAAAGGCGGAGCAGGTAGAGTATGAAATGATTGACGCTGCGGATGAAGGGGGCTcagaagaagatgaagacgagcagcgaggcggtcaagctcgacgtggtGCCACCTCGCCCGGCGGATCGCAGGCGGAGACACCTATGCCTGACGGCTCAGACGTCGGCTCGCAAGACGAAGGTGCCGACGATGGTGGCGAAGATGGTGAAGGCCAAGGGCATCGCCGCCGCACCGACATGGACGAGGACGGAGGACAGCATGGCTATGATGATCAAGATctcgacgaagacgacgtgGATGAGGACCTAGCAGCTGAACTTGACGCCGCactcgaggaagaggaagacgatgatgacgacggctCAACACGAGGTGCTAATAGCGAGGCACAGAGCCGCGGCAGTGACCAGGAAGACCTTTgggatgacgatgacgatgacgacgcagacgaggcggacgaagaggacgaatacgaagaagacgaaaATGATGAGGAGAAGGAACAACGCgttcgagaagcgcaactTGAAGCAGAGTGtcgcgagctcgagacacTCGTCCGCAGGAAGCAGGCCGATGTCGACGGTACCATGAACCTCATCATCAAAAATCGTCATCAGCAAGCACTCCGTAAACTCGCCACGGAACGTGACATGAAGCGCAATCAGCTGGCTGACCTCAAACAGACGCGAAAAGAGCGCAAGGaggcaagccaagctgcagcagcgtcagcagcagctgctgctgctgcagaaaCAGAAGAGGCTGCCGGTGCCTCGTCCCACGCTGACGCCAACATCCAGTCCCGGGCGGGAGATGACTATATCATGCAACCACTGGGGCATTCACAACCAAGTGTCACTGCAAGCCTCTCATCGAGCGCCACGGCAGATGCCGTCGCTAGGGATGATCCACCGAAGACGCCATCACAAAGCCGAGGTATGCCACCTCCGGCTCTGCCAGCAAGCCGGAACGCTTCTCAACCTTCAACAACTGCTACTAGGCCTGAAGCGTCCATTGCACAGTCACAAGAAGGCGGCGGCGATCTTTGggatgatgacgaagaggaggaagagtGA
- a CDS encoding putative translation elongation factor EF-1 alpha has product MGKEKAHVNVVVIGHVDSGKSTTTGHLIYKCGGIDKRTVEKFEKEAAELGKGSFKYAWVLDKLKAERERGITIDIALWKFETPKYMVTVIDAPGHRDFIKNMITGTSQADCAILIIAGGTGEFEAGISKDGQTREHALLSFTLGVRQLIVAVNKMDTTKYSEDRFNEIVKETSNFIKKVGYNPKTVAFVPISGWHGDNMIEPTKEMPWYKGWERETKAGKVSGKTLLDAIDAIEPPSRPTDKPLRLPLQDVYKIGGIGTVPVGRVETGIIKGGMVVTFAPSNVTTEVKSVEMHHETLAEGLPGDNVGFNVKNVSVKDIRRGNVCSDSKNDPAQETESFVAQVIVMNHPGQIGNGYAPVLDCHTAHIACKFAEITEKIDRRTGKSIENNPKFIKSGDAALVKMIPTKPMCVESFSTYPPLGRFAVRDMRQTVAVGVVKSTTPAQNKGGKVSKSAAKLGAK; this is encoded by the exons ATGGGTAAAGAAAAGGCTCAC GTTaacgtcgtcgtcatcggacACGTCGACTCCGGTAAGTCGACCACCACCGGTCACCTTATCTACAAGTGCGGTGGTATCGACAAGCGTACCGTCGAGAAGTTCGAGAAGGaggctgccgagctcggTAAGGGTTCCTTCAAGTACGCTTGGGTTcttgacaagctcaaggccGAGCGTGAACGTGGTATCACCATCGACATCGCCCTCTGGAAGTTCGAGACCCCCAAGTACATGGTTACTGTCATTGACGCCCCTGGTCACCGTGACTTCATCAAGAACATGATCACTGGTACCTCGCAGGCCGACTGCGCCATTCTCATCATTGCCGGTGGTACTGGTGAGTTCGAGGCTGGTATCTCCAAGGACGGCCAGACCCGTGAGCACGCTCTCCTCTCGTTCACCCTCGGTGTTCGTCAGCTCATCGTTGCCGTCAACAAGATGGACACCACCAAGTACTCCGAGGACCGATTCAACGAGATCGTCAAGGAGACCTCCAACTTCATCAAGAAGGTCGGCTACAACCCCAAGACCGTCGCCTTCGTCCCCATCTCCGGCTGGCACGGTGACAACATGATCGAGCCCACCAAGGAGATGCCCTGGTACAAGGGATGGGAGAGGGAGACCAAGGCCGGAAAGGTCTCTGGTAAGACCCTCCTTGACGCCATTGACGCCATCGAGCCCCCTTCGCGCCCCACCGACAAGCCCCTTCGTCTTCCCCTCCAGGATGTCTACAAGATCGGCGGTATCGGCACTGTGCCCGTCGGCCGTGTCGAGACTGGTATCATCAAGGGTGGTATGGTTGTCACCTTCGCCCCCTCGAACGTTACCACTGAAGTCAAGTCCGTCGAGATGCACCACGAGACCCTCGCCGAGGGTCTGCCCGGTGACAACGTCGGCTTCAACGTCAAGAACGTTTCCGTCAAGGACATTCGCCGTGGTAACGTCTGCTCTGACTCCAAGAACGACCCCGCTCAGGAGACCGAGTCCTTCGTCGCCCAGGTCATCGTCATGAACCACCCTGGTCAGATCGGTAACGGTTACGCCCCCGTTCTCGACTGCCACACCGCCCACATTGCTTGCAAGTTCGCCGAGATCACTGAGAAGATCGACCGCCGAACTGGTAAGTCGATTGAGAACAACCCCAAGTTCATCAAGTCCGGTGACGCTGCTCTCGTCAAGATGATCCCCACCAAGCCCATGTGCGTCGAGTCCTTCTCGACCTACCCCCCTCTTGGCCGTTTTGCCGTCCGTGACATGCGTCAGACCGTCGCTGTCGGTGTCGTCAAGTCGACCACCCCCGCCCAGAACAAGGGTGGTAAGGTCAGCAAGTCGGCCGCCAAGCTCGGTGCCAAGTAA